Genomic window (Apis cerana isolate GH-2021 linkage group LG1, AcerK_1.0, whole genome shotgun sequence):
TATTTTGTGCAGCACGTGACAAAATTTCCACGCGACAATCTGATTCTCTTGTAATGGCTGTCGTAACATATACAACCAAAATACCATTCCACCTTTTTCTTGATGTGTACCTATAATCGCACCTACATTTCTTTAaggtatatatactatattctcaaaaaaaaattttcaaattttaatatgattaataatatattttataaaagataataattatagaacaaaagaattttttgttaaaaaggaTACTTCGTAcatgtttttcttttacagGTGTTTCTGTAGGATTTACAGCTTTTCCTATAGAGATGCTctaaaattcaaacaaaatttttttattccaaatcattacaaatttatgattttttaaaacatttttcaagtttttaaagaagctttttaaaatcttcctATGATATTCATTTACCAACTGGTGAAGTTGTTTATCAGTGAGTGGAACGACACTCGTCATGATAATAGTATAACAGCTGcggtagaaattaaaatatgtgtaaATTCTAATTGTCAATCCATATGAAAAATCATCATTTCACCAATTCATCAATCATGCCAAAATGCGTTAAATAAACACATTCGACAATGTTACATCTCctgaaaaattagatataatttttatgatttatgaaaaataaaataatatttaataaaacgaaggataaaacaaattattgcataatgataattataataaaaacagtatattatatatttgttattttattaattttgttatttattaatatatattcattttagaaatgttattaatatttattatacaagatTTGAAACTCTCAtaatttctatcattaaataaaattgaaatattgtatcaatattttatctgaTATGGCATGCttgaaactaattttaataaagataaaatattgaaatttttctaaaaagataatgattttatgaataaaattctattataaattattaaaagatatttattttctaattctaaaaaaaatttctaatatctgaaaaaaacgaaaattatgacatttttaaatatgaattaaaaaatttttaaccgtaattttgattattgttttttatatcataaaagaattttacttcttttaaactgttagatattttttaattttttacttgaaataacacatttattattaaaacaaaaatgcaaaattataatacactgcaaagtataaaataataaatcagaaaatttcgaaagtttttttaaattgttaattctaaattttttgctttaattaaattttttgtcaataaaatacatattttttcaatctcgGAAGTCTAAATGATGGGTCTTTTATGTTCATTAACTCTTCCGAGTGGTGTCACCGCTTCAGTACTATTAACGATGCCTTGTGCCAGAAAGAGTGTCGCTATACAGTTACGTtcattcagaaaatattttactagtTGCACTTGTGTATTTAGATGAACGGGTGAGATGTGTATATTATAGGATGACATGTAAGTCAAAGACCCTGCGTATTGCAACTATAGcaagaaaaacaaagataatGACCGAAATAGACAATGAATGACATTCGATATTTTGATAtgcaattagaatttaattatgattaataattaatataaacataaacaatgaatatattgaaaaatatcgatataaaaataatataaatatcttaagaagataataataattttaataattaaattaggaaATATTAGTTATTACGTATATAgctacaatatatttataattataattgaatgctgataattatagtatataaaatatgtaaaagatatattcaatttttatatttaagaaaatatgattagctttttctatatttcctaaaactttattataaaataatacatttaagaaTATGGaaaatctaattcaatttaaattcatagtgAAATCTATGaagattatatcaaatttttttaatttttcacaagattgttatttaaattacatatatttatttttttttaagattttcataaaagataataatataaatataattatatttaaaaaaaataaaaattattaaattttttatatacataatatttaactaaatttaattattataagtacttcgtatatataaattcatataatatttcttacaattttcatataatataaacatttataaatattaaaattcaaatatacataaataaataaagtcacataaaagcaaataaataaataattaaagttaatatataaatttttttaattttattcttcaatagaaacaaatttataaaaaaaattattaaatatacatatctatgcatatataaaaaaaattaaaaaagtttcttattcattcatgatatcagattttttttttaattataatataatattatgtataatattatattataaatattaataacaaacaatatttcaaatatttttcaaataagtttaaaaattgtatatcgaaatataactgtcaataattaaatattgctaaTATGTACAATGTCATAATAAACACATTTCCTAACCTATAAAAGGCATTGAAACAATATACGGATTGGAATGAGGTCAAGGACCGCATTTTCatagtatatatttagttttaatagtttgaaatacttaaatgttttaaaatcaaagtacttttataatacttttactTAAGTGACGAATATATAACCTTATGCTCGTTTGAAAGATAtcagtatatttaaatatttattttacaaatacaatatgcagttaaatattaaaattcatattacctacctaaaattattccaacagTTTATGTCATTAAATCCAGATCTGTACTTtgttaaaaaacatataattctGTTAAACTCATTACTTCATCAATACACGAATTGTTTCAAAAGATTACGTAGCATAGATCCGGCTATCATAAACGGAAACTTTATAAATGCGCACTAAcactctttttaaatattaatgtatttaacaTTGAAAAGTGCGGCAAATaactaatgaattattttaactgactttttttaattaataactgtATTAAAACTGTATCGATACGTAACTGTGGATTCAATGATTAGATatgatagataaatattaaaaagataacaattaaaaaattaaaaaataacagatagtgttattaataaacaaatcgaAATTCGTAccaaatacgaaataaatacGTGCTTCCCGTCCGCGCGTACGATGGAATACGGTGAATCGCTTGGAATAGGAGTAGCGTGCATTTAGTATCAAACCGCTATTTCAAGCGCACTTCCAATGGCGTAGCTATATAAGTCATAAAATTCATtggcataaaattatttttaaaatgacatttattttcatattttactcATTTAAATGatctattaaattctaatgttTTTGTTATCTCATCTTTGTTTTATGCTTACTGTAATATCATTATCACTTTGTTCATATCTTACTTATCTTCTTCCGGTATAAAGTtttcaatctttctttcttgtttcAAATTCCGttctgttataattttatattaaaatacaataatacattaatattaaatttattattaaatgatattaaaatctttagtatattaaaaatataaataacatttaatacaattattcatttttccttaataatttgcaaataaatataaagaaatgaatcttaattaattatatctataatgtatttctatattaatttctattagaatataattttatttcattaatgatttatttttattttttattcattcaaattataatttttatatttttattatatttattttacagttttttctaatttagtaaataaaaattgatataaaataatttaaattatattaaattattatatattatattttttatttttaaaattttttataattttatttttcgtcaatttaattaaaaaataattaattaattatcattaatattatcgtatattttaaaatatagtaatcataaataaaaagtaaaaaaaaaaataataaatatgataattatatagcaAGATTTGATAGATTTTCATAGCAAATCACTAGATTTTCTATTGCTAAAATATATGttcatattgtttataattttttatagattcgatgaaataaatatatattaaatatcgtaaaCAATACAAATCAAATCATTGGacacatacattttttaaataaaacgaaatgaaatatttgatatgtatgtatattttgatcaaaaaattatgtcaaatttacTATAGACAATATCAtgcatttacaatatttaataatagcaattaataaataataatttcttcaaagtgatatatatattctaagaataatacaataactttaatattaaacgagtataaaaattaagtacATATCATGAtaatatgtttcaattttcaccTTCATTTGACATTAGACTATATACATAAACCTATGTTTATTGTAAACatcataaaatgttttaaaaataaatttaattgaaaattgcaatatagtgatataaaaaatttgtaatgaataaataagtttatttttttataatttaatttttatattgaaatatttcatagttaaatatatttccatatacttaaaaatgttaagcatataatcataaaataagaatgtatgtatatgatgtttatttttacatttaaatggACAAAATATAGgtagcattatttttttatatttttcattggtaTTACTACTCGTGGTTATTTGGTTATATAACtagagaatttttctttactaaaatttaaattaaaatttaattgtatttactaaaatgtaattgtatttacttaaatatacaaattataaaacagcctaatttacatataattaaaatattgtttccaaaatataccaaaaataacaataccAATTACATAATTGATTaagtaataagatatttagtTAAATAGGCctcaaaaaattgatttatatgtttttatatattcgtcaTTTCATACAttgatacatacatatacatggtGTCACTTTAGGTAGTCAAGTGTAAATCATATCTTTGACAAATcactttgatttatatatatatatatatttatatatatatatatataaatatatatatatatatatatatatatatatatatatatatataataaatatatatatatattaaatgtaattcattattaaattaaatcagatCAGTGCACAatacatacaatatacaatgtgaacaaatacaaaatattaaatagaagtgCCTATCCTTTCCCGCTTGATCAATATCCAATTTGTAATCAATTTGTTCCtcgaatttttaacatattataactaaaattataaaactttaaatatatagataatatagataaataaaaatttaatatagaaatgtattgataaaatattatttatttctttctagcacattaaaagtaaaattatctgTATATGCTAAAAGCTTCAACTATTTTATGAATGCAACTAAAAATCTAACATTACTATATTGCTATACAAATGAATTAAGTATACAAAGCATATgacaaacattatttaaaactaataaatttacattagccAGAATCtgtaaattaaaactttattaggTTTCATGATTTaagcaatatatataacattttcccTTATAATATTCCTATTTaatacgtatgtatatgtttttttttaaataataaatacatcaaTAGAGTCACTTGTTACCTCATGATGCGACACAcgcaaaaaatatacaaagtaaTTGGTTGAGAATAAAATGAGGAGCAGgagtaaaaagattaatttaaattggagAAGGATGAAGCGGTGGACAGGCAACCCCCAGCCCCTAGCAGCACCCACCACCTTGCGTATTTCCTTGACCACCAGTACCTGCTAATCCACTAGGACTTGTTGGTGAATGTTGTGGTCCAATCTTGATACCATTTGcctaaatttgtattatacattttaaatttgtttaataataataagtaaaaatataatataataatgatttagtttttaattgcaattgtGATTTTTACCTCATTATTTATGTCAAATACACCTTCctgaattttttcataaatcactTTTGctgtattaataaatgcatCTTCTACATTAATTGCTGTTTTGGCACTAGTTTCCATAAAAACAAGTCCATGTTCTCTTGCAAAAGCTTCACCTTCTTCTCTTCGTACTTCTCTTCTATTATCCAGATCACTTTTATTAccaattaacataattacCATATTAGAATTCGAATGTTGTCTTGCATCTTCTAACCAAGTAGTCAAATGATTAAATGTTTCTCTACGTGTAATATCATATACTAATAAAGCTCCTGCTGCTCCTCGATAATATGATCGTGTAATAGAACGAAATGCTTCTTGACCTGCCTATAGATTGAATTTACTTAAATTAgtaattacaatttcttataaaaattataaaaattaaaaaaacttattatcatattaatttataaaaacttaatattatatagatttatttatattttttacaatttatttaaaaaaataaataattacagtaTCCCAGATTTGAAGTTTGATTGGTTTTCCATCAATTGTAATCATACGAGCACCAAATTCAACACCTATTGTTAAGTCATGAACAGGCTGGAATCTTTTATCGGTAAATTGTAGAAGTAGACAAGATTTTCCAActcctatttaaaaaaaataatttttataataaataattaatataaattgatcatgtttttataaaattataaataacaataaatgtaaataatatatatatgctataaattgtttaaatataaatatataattaaattatatgttaaatatatttatttatagctcATGATTTACTTCACATTAAAACAAAggacatattatatttttcaaagacatattatatttataaaatttacaatataaaagtaaacaaGTCAATAACAACgtcatacaaatatttaaaacaaattcaattataacatCTAATctcactttttaataatattgcgtTTATTCTACAAGAGATCGGTTCTTAaggtaaataaagaaataaaacattttttaagttgacaaaattattatacaaaaataattgtgtgtataaatgatatattgaatCATACATTTAGTTcgtattaaatgttaatgtaAAGCATATACATTGTAATCTATAGGAATGCTACAAAGATTTACGAATCACAAATATTATCATCcaaagaaacgaaaacaatGGGTTCTGTCACGGTCGACGTAGTGTAGaatgtaaaaatcatttaacatTTGCTTCTGTAGAAACATTAGATAATTACCTGTATCTCCAATGATAATGTACTTGAAAAGGTATGCGTACGacattttttgaaatcacGTAGCAAACAAAGATATCTACACAAAATGCGGATATATTAGAAAACAGAACTTCACTTTTTTGACTGTCTTATCTCTTCTGCTTCAGCATGACGTCACTGAATCGCTTCGGCAATTCTCGGGATTTTCCGTATTATTCGTAATAACTTCGGGTTTCCGATATCGCGCTACCGTCGCTTCAGTCATTGACGTATTTTATAAGCATTGGCTGTGTTCCAAAACCATGGCACTTTTTAACTTAATACTATATAcgtatagattaaattatatatatgattataatattataaaatataattattaatcgaatataaaataatatttatgttacagtaattaatatttatgttactctattataaatattttttacatattgttttaatgtatttcatattttatatttttagttatattaacaaatattattaaatattataaataatttccttttattattatttttatggataaaaaaataatatagaatataataaattcataataaattaaaaataattttaccaaGATAAatgtagtaaatatataaaaaaataatgtatattgataataaaaagtaattaaatttttttaatttaatattattaatattaataagtatgcaattgtattaaaacgttaattatttctttcaataaataCAAGTATTTgtaagcaaataaaataagaagggaaacaaataataaagaacAGACTTCGTATGATGTTATCGGTCAACAAAGCTGTTgaccaatgaaatttttgttcaagAAATTGATTGTCCAATGAGGATACAGAAATGACTCTAGTGGTAAGTAAAAGTAGTAAACAGTACGGTGCGAATCGAGCTATCGTCGACGTCGAAGCTGTCAAACATGGCGAGAGTGTCGATCTTGAATGCTGGTCAAAAATGTGAATAGAAGGTTCGCGTTACAGTGAGATTCGTGAATCTCGTGTATTCTCGTCGTCGGCAGAAGCCGGCGAGAGATGCGATCGGGAGTTAGACTGTCAAACCGAAAGTGAATGTGCCGAGTGAACGGCCCCGGCAGTTTTGCGGCCGGGATTAATCTAAGGGCATGCCAATTCGGAAACTATGGGTGCTCAACAGACTAAGGAAAGAATTGTTCCTGTCGGCTCTGCTGCGCGACAAACACGCAAACAGCCAAGAAACCTCAAAGAGTCCCGTCTTGTTGGCTCTAATATATTTACGGAGCATAGCGGTAATTccttctcttatttttctactctttcattttttatcttctatttctttcttacttcCGTCCCTTTTTCCACGTCTCTCCCTCATACTTTCTTCCCCTCTTTCCGCTAGTTTCTCTCTACGTTATGCATTTACTTGCTTTATTGcagattaagaataaaaaagaatataaaataaaataaaattataaatgatatgcaaaaattattaaaaataattatttaattatataattagtatatatttatgtttataaattatatttttttttattaaattgatgattgattattaataattagttttttattataatatgttaaaaatgaatttgttatgttatttaatatcaatctaattaaattcttaatttattaataaagtagaatctatttatattataaattttttttatgtataaatttatattttaaaatataataataatacttctttattatataaattatttttatgtaatattttcataatttaatatttaaaatattaatatattgttattaacttaatatgtttaatatatatatctgtataataataaaaaaaataaataattcaaaagataatatttttttaaaacatatttatgtttttaaaaaatatttatatgtaaaaaaaaatattaattaaatttgtataatgttttcttaaaataaaaaaaaataaaatgaaaaatattaaattgatattacattttattaaattttatataacgttGTGCAGAAGCTCTTTTACAAAGCAGACCGCTACCTCACATTCCGGCATTACCAGATGGTGATCCTCCAAATGGATCCGGTATTCAACCAATTTCACaacaaatgaatattcaaCAACATACTGGAGTTTCTTCTGCTGGGCTCTTGGAGGCTGCAAAtaggttaaattttattttttataacataaaatataaaaaataaaaactctaaaaaatatataaattttatattttttatataaatatatatatacatatatatatataatctaaaatataatatttaaatatattatagatggaCTAGTAAAGAAAATCTATTAGCACAAGAAGAAGATGATCCCCAATTATTTGTTGCTCTATATGATTTCCAAGCAGGCGGAGAGAATCAACTAAGTCTTAAAAAaggtaattattttgtatacatatatttataaatacatatttataaattatatatatatatatttataaatacaatacatttataattacattttatatcttttaaaaaaaattatatcatatcatattatatcatattataaattatttaaattcaggAGAACAAGTTCgtattttaagttataataagAGTGGAGAATGGTGCGAAGCTCATTCAAGTACTGGTCAAGTAGGATGGGTTCCTTCAAATTATGTCACACCAGTAAATTCACTTGAGAAACATTCTTGGTATCATGGAAGGATATGTAGGAATGCtgctgaatatttattaagttctGGTATAAATGGTAGCTTTTTAGTTCGTGAATCAGAAAGCAGTCCAGGTCAACGCAGTATTTCTCTACGATATGAGGGTAGAGTATACCACTACAGAATTAATGAAGATAGTGAAGGAAAGGTatgacattttatatattaatatataaataataataaaatataaataatattataaaatattaatattttagatgttTGTTACAACTGAAAGTAAATTTAACACTCTGGCAGAATTAGTACATCATCATTCAATGCTTGCTGATGGTTTAATTACACAATTACTTTATCCTGCACCAAAGCACAATAAGCCTACTGTTTTTCCTCTTAGTCCaggtatatacaaaataataataattaaaataataaaaataaattaaaataataaatactatttttaaaatgaattaaaattatttttttagaaccTGATGAATGGGAAATTAATAGAACAGATATTGTTATGAGACATAAATTAGGTGGTGGACAATATGGAGATGTTTATGAAGCTGTATGGAAGAGATACAATATGACTGTAGCagtaaaaacattaaaagttagttttttaatatattgattattaattattggtattaattaattagtattattattttttctatatttttttatattattttaatttatttttattttataggagGACACAATGGCTCTAAAAGATTTTCTGGAGGAAGCAGCAATTATGAAGGAAATGAAGCATAGAAATTTAGTTCAGTTATTAGGTGTATGTACTCGAGAACCAcctttttacattattacagAATTCATGAGCAAAGGAAATCTATTAGACTACTTACGAAATGAGAGCAAACATCAAATCAATGCTGTTGTTTTGATGCATATGGCTACACAAATCGCCAGTGGAATGAGTTATTTGGAAAGcagaaatttcattcatagGTATtccttaataattgaataaaaatgcatgtttttgtataatgtatttatatcaatgtttttaaaaaatttttttgtaagaaaacaaaatttttattgatatttctttattctaatttttaaaatttttttgttttaatttctaaaatgttattttatttattatttttaattattttcataagtgatttaatcttaatttatataaaaaatatattttgattcttttataatctaattctACATATCCATAATTCTACATGAAgtgaatttatcatatatttatcttcattaaaaaataattatgtattcatTTCAGAGTTTTgagcaaatttaaaatttatggggaaaagaaagggaaagagggtatttaaatttttgtgtataaaatacatattaaaaagatataacaaataaagtaCATAAGAGTAATGTTcacttttttacataataattatcataaactactaatcttttttatttcacaaactATAACTACTTATTCAAAAATAGTATAGTTTCGTGAACAGTAAAGAATTAGTTCTAAGATAGTTTGTATTATGGCTAAAAGTAACCATTACATTTGTTACAttacaatgtatttttttttgtaaataatttttagagaagaaaaatttttgaaaaagtaatGACAGATTACAGTAATCATTATGCTACACATATTCTGCATGAAAAAATACATTCAGTTAGTTAAgagaaatgttttaaatttcatcgtcCTCTCCTCTTAAGAAACGAGCTCGCGTTAACATCGCGACTTTCGAAACAGAGATTTAGCGGCTCGAAACTGCCTAGTGGGTGAAAATCATCTGGTAAAGGTCGCGGACTTCGGCTTGGCTCGGTTGATGAGAGATGATACGTACACGGCTCATGCTGGAGCGAAATTCCCTATAAAATGGACTGCTCCAGAAGGATtagcatataataaattttctacaaaggtaaaacaatttttttataatccataatataatattatgtaattaatcatattatatttgtaatttaaatttatagtctGATGTATGGGCATTTGGAATTTTACTTTGGGAAATAGCAACATATGGAATGTCCCCTTATCCTGGTGTCGATTTGACAGATGTGTATCATATGTTGGAAAAAGGTTACAGAATGGAATGTCCTCCTGGGTGTCCACCAAAAGTATATGAATTGATGCGCCAATGTTGGCAATGGTCTGCTGCTGATAGGCcaacttttaaagaaattcatcaTTCTCTCGAAAATATGTTTCAAGAATCTAGTATTACGGaaggtaaaataatttgtatgtaaatgtaaaagatAAGGATAAGGAATTTATacgtgtatttaaattattgtagaaGTTGAAAAGCAGTtacaaggaggaggagaaattcccttactttcatataaaaaatctcaaaCTGGTAGTACTGGTAATATTCATGGACTTGTTTTAGTTTCTGAGCCATTACCTCCCTCAGGTATTCATAAAAAActcttaaaatattgttttattgtaatttaattatgtaaataaatttatatattttaataaataataataaatatgtgattaaaacaaattttattttattttagaatgaatggatttttttcataaaggcctatttttgatatttcatttatttgttgTAGATACTACCAGTTCAGTAACGAAACTGAGTACATTCACAGGTGGTTTATCAAGCAAGAACAATAGTAGTATCGTACAAATGAGACGttctacaaataaaaaaggaaaacaagcTCCAGCTCCTCCAAAACGAACGAGGTATGGCATTTTTTGTTTCCGGTGTGACGAAACCtcgattattataactattataatttttttagatctgGTTAcagtaataagtaaataattaaatatattatatatgtacatatgggatatattttatctgccatattattcacattaatctgcttctattaaatttctttcataatcGAGATTTCGAACACCGacgaatattgattatatggTGATacgataatataacaattgggTAACAGCTTGCTGTCGTCGTGCAGTTCGTTCCGCGATTCTGCCTATCAAGAGCAAGATACTCAAAATACTGAAACAAACACCATGACTCTCGACGATGCCACGGATCTAAATGGTATTGATAAGATTCTCGAAGGTATTTTCATTCTACTTTAATCGAGCGTACTGATACGTGCACGTACTGCTTCAGTTTCCTACCGTAAGCTCTGTATCCAGCTTTTTATGCTCACTTCTTTCTGCATTTAtgtccttttttaaatatataattaaaaaattaaaattctataataaatttaaagattaaaaaagaaatttattcatttttatattacatctttattaatttatttttattatttcaatgaatatattcaagataaaat
Coding sequences:
- the LOC108002172 gene encoding ras-related protein Rab-2 — its product is MSYAYLFKYIIIGDTGVGKSCLLLQFTDKRFQPVHDLTIGVEFGARMITIDGKPIKLQIWDTAGQEAFRSITRSYYRGAAGALLVYDITRRETFNHLTTWLEDARQHSNSNMVIMLIGNKSDLDNRREVRREEGEAFAREHGLVFMETSAKTAINVEDAFINTAKVIYEKIQEGVFDINNEANGIKIGPQHSPTSPSGLAGTGGQGNTQGGGCC